The genomic DNA TGGTCTGGTCAATGGTGGTGGCACGTTTGCCGGCCATCGGTTTCGAGTTCACATCGTCACAGCTGTTCTGGCTGGCGGCGTTGCCGGGCCTGTCGGGTGCCACCTTGCGCATTTTCTACAGCTTCATGGTGCCGATCTTCGGTGGCAGGCTCTGGACAACGCTTTCAACCGCTTCTCTGCTACTGCCAGCCATTGGCATTGGTTACGCGGTGCAAAATCCTGAAACGCCGTATCTGATTTTCCTCACCCTCGCACTTCTGTGTGGTCTGGGCGGGGGTAACTTTGCCTCCTCCATGGCCAACATTGCCTACTTCTTCCCGAAGGCAGAAAAGGGCAATGCGCTCGCACTGAACGCCGGGCTGGGCAACCTTGGTGTGTCCGTCATGCAGTTCCTTGTGCCTATCGTCATCACGGCGGGCGTCTTCGGGGCGATGGGCGGCGCGCCGGTCACTCTGGACGATGGCGGCCAGCTCTGGATGCAGAATGCCGGCTTTGTCTGGGTGCCCTTTATTATCCTGGCAACTGTCGCAGCATGGCTTGGCATGAATGATATCGCAGATGCCAAGGCGAGCTTCCGCGATCAGGCAATCATCTTCAGCCGGTTCCACAACTGGGTGATGTGCTTGCTATATACCGGCACCTTTGGCAGCTTTATCGGTTATTCAGCAGGCTTCCCGCTGCTGACACGCCTGATGTTCCCTGAAGTGAATGCGCTGCAATACGTGTTCCTTGGTCCACTTGTCGGTGCGTTGAGTCGTGCCGGTACAGGCTGGGTCAGCGACCGCTTCGGCGGTGGACGGGTCACCTTCTGGGTCTTCCTGGGCATGATCCTCGCTGTCTTCGGGGTTATCACCTTCCTGCCTTCTGATGGGGCCGGTGGCAGCTTCCTGGGCTTCTTCGCCAGCTTCATGGCGCTGTTCCTGCTGACCGGTATCGGCAACGCTTCAACGTTCCAGATGATCCCGGCGATCATGGGCCGCGAAATCCCACGTCTTATGCCGGGGCTCGATGCTGCGGCCAGCCGTAAGCAGGCCGAGCGCGAGAGTGCCGCGATCATCGCTTTCACATCGGCGATCGCAGCCTATGGAGCATTCTTCATTCCCAAGCTCTACGGCACCTCCATGACAATGACCGGGGCACCGAACGGCGCACTCTGGACTTTCCTTGGCTTCTACGTGCTCTGCCTGATCGTGACCTGGGTTTTCTACACCCGGCGCGGTGGGCTTCTCCATGACATCGAACGTGATCGCAGCGCTGCCACCGCTGCCCAACCCGCTGAATAAGAAAGGAAATGACATGAGCCATCTGCTTGACAGATTGAACTTCCTCCAGACGAAAGAACTGGAACAGTTTTCGAACGGCCATGGCCAGGTCACCCGCGAAAACCGCGATTGGGAAGACACCTACCGCAACCGCTGGCGGCATGACAAAATTGTCCGCTCGACCCATGGAGTGAACTGTACCGGGTCGTGTTCGTGGAAGATCTACGTCAAATCCGGGATCGTGACATGGGAGACGCAGCAGACGGACTATCCGCGCACCCGTCCCGATCTGCCCAACCACGAGCCGCGTGGTTGCGCACGCGGCGCGAGCTACAGCTGGTATCTTTATTCCGCCAACCGGGTGAAGAACCCGCTTGTGCGCGGGCGCCTGATGAAGGTCTGGCGCAAGATGCGCGAGACGATGGGCCCGATCGAGGCCTGGACCAAGCTACAGGCCGACCCGATCCTGCGCGCCTCTTACGTCGAAACCCGTGGCAAGGGTGGGTTTGTACGCGCCACCTGGGATGAGGCGACCGAAATCACCGCAGCAGCCAATATCTACACGGCCAGGAAGTATGGGCCTGATCGTGTGTTTGGTTTCTCGCCAATCCCGGCGATGTCGATGGTGAGCTATGCCGCCGGGTCGCGCTACCTGAGCCTGATGGGTGGCGTCTGCATGTCCTTCTACGACTGGTATTGCGACCTGCCTCCAGCATCACCGATGACATGGGGTGAGCAGACCGATGTGCCGGAAAGCGCTGACTGGTATAATGCGGGCTATCTGCTGCTCTGGGGCTCGAACGTGCCGCAGACGCGGACACCTGATGCGCATTTCTATACTGAGGCGCGCTATAAAGGCACAAAATCAGCTGTTATCTGCCCCGATTATTCGGAAGCCGCGAAGTTTGGCGATGTCTGGCTGAACGCCAGGCAGGGCACCGATGCCGCACTTGCCATGGCCTTCGGTCACGTTATCCTGCGCGAATTCCACTTGGATAAACAGACAGAGTACTTCGAGGACTACACACGCAAATACTCCGACTTCCCGATGCTGGTGAAACTGGACGAGAAAAACGGTCGCCTTGTGCCGGGCCGCTTCCTGCGTGCCGACGATCTGGATGGCAAACTGGGGGAAGACAACAATCCGGAATGGAAAACCGTGGCCTTTGACGAGTTGTCGAAGGGCTTCGTTGCACCCAATGGCTCGGTCGGTTACCGCTGGGGTGAAGACGGCGAATGGAACCTTGAAGAAAAAGCGAAGGATGCTGAAACACATCTCAAAATGTCGCTGGTTCTGGGAGAAGATCACGACGAAGTTCTGCGCGTCGATTTCCCTTATTTTGGCGGCGAGGCTTTCGGACAGTTCAAGACCGATGCCGACCACCCCGATGTCCTGACCCGCAATATTCCGGTCAAAAAGATTAAGAGCGCCGCGGGCGAGATCGCCGTCGCGACGGTGTTCGACCTGTTCTGCGCCAACTATGGTCTTGATCGTGGGTTGGGCGGTGACTGGGTGACCAACGACTATGCCAACGACATGCCCGGCACACCCGCATGGGCCGAAAAGATCACAGGCGTCTCTGCAGACAAGATTATCCATGTGGCCCGTGAATTCGCGGACAATGCCGAAAAGACGAATGGCAAGTCGATGATCATTATCGGCGCTGCAATGAACCACTGGTTCCATATGGACATGAATTATCGTGGTGTCATCAACATGCTGGTTATGTGTGGTTGCGTCGGTCAATCCGGTGGCGGCTGGGCGCATTATGTGGGGCAGGAGAAATTGCGCCCGCAAACCGGCTGGCAACCGCTGGCCTTTGCGCTCGACTGGAACCGCCCGCCGCGGCACATGAACTCCACCAGTGCGTGGTATGCGCACACGGACCAGTGGCGCTATGAGACACTGACGGCGAACGAAATCCTGTCTCCCACTGCTCCCGAAGGGGACTGGGATATCAGCCTGATCGACTACAATATTCGTGCTGAACGAATGGGATGGCTGCCATCGGCACCGCAGTTGAAAACAAATCCGTTTGATGTCGCCAAAGCAGCGAAGGCAGCGGACAAGGAAATCCCGGCCTATGTCGCGGAAGGCCTGAAATCCGGTGATCTGGAAATGTCCTGTGAAGATCCGGACGATCCGGCAAACTGGCCGCGTAACCTGTTTGTGTGGCGGTCTAACCTGCTGGGATCAAGCGGCAAGGGCCATGAATACTTTCTCAAACACCTGCTCGGCACTGACAATGGCGTCATGGGCAAAGACCTTGGCGAAGAGGGCCGGCAACTGCCCAAAGAAGCCAAGTGGCATGAGGATGCGCCGCGCGGCAAACTGGACCTTCTGGTGACCATCGACTTCCGGATGTCCACGACCTGCGTTTACTCTGACATCGTCCTGCCAACGGCCAGTTGGTACGAAAAAGACGACATGAACACATCGGACATGCACCCGTTCATCCACCCCCTGCAGGCGGCCGTTGACCCAGCCTATGAAAGCAAATCCGACTGGGAAATCTTCAAGGCGATCGCCAGGAAATTCCAGGAAATCGCACCGGGCTATCTGGACAAGGAGACCGACATCGTCGTGCTTCCGATCCTGCATGACACCCCTGCCGAAATTGCGCAGGATCAGGTAAAGGACTGGAAGAAGGGCGAATGCGACCTGATTCCGGGCAAGACCGCCCCGGCCTTTGTCACGGTCGAGCGGGATTACACTGCGATCTACGACCGCTTTACCGCGCTTGGCCCGCTTCTGGACACGCTCGGCAATGGCGGCAAGGGCATCAACTGGGATACCCAGACCGAAATCGACAACCTGTCAGCCCTGAACGGCGTCCATCTGGACGGTCCGGCTGCGGGCCGGCCAAAAATCGAAACGGCTATCGACGCCTGCGAAGTCATCCTCATGCTGGCGCCGGAGACCAACGGTGAAGTCGCCGTCAAGGCGTGGCAAGCATTGGAGAAGGCCACCGGGCGCAAACATGCCCATCTGGCTGAAGGCGAGCATCACAACAAGATCCGTTTTCTGGACATCGCCGCCCAGCCGCGCAAGATCATCTCGTCGCCTACCTGGTCGGGGATTGAGTCTGAGAAGGTCAGCTATAATGCCGGCTACACCAACGTGCATGAGCTGATACCGTGGAGGACCCTGACGGGCCGACAACAGCTCTATCAGGATCACCTGTGGATGCGGGCATTTGGCGAGGGCTTCATGTCCTACCGGCCTCCGGTCGATCTGAAGACGATCACCAAGGACGTTCAGGACGAAGGCGATAACCTGGTGCTGAACTTCATCACGCCGCACCAAAAATGGGGCATTCACTCCACCTATACCGATAACCTCTTGATGCTGACGCTCAACCGCGGCGGGCCGGTGATCTGGATTTCCGAGGTCGATGCGAAGTCTGCGGGCATCGTCGATAATGACTGGGTAGAGCTTTATAATATAAACGGGGCTCTAACAGCGCGGGCAGTTGTTTCCCAGCGGATTAAGGAAGGCACGACCTTCATGTATCACGCGCAGGAAAAAATCGTGAACACGCCGGGGTCTCAAAAGACCGGGCTTCGCGGCGGTATCCACAACTCGGTGACCCGGACGGTTCTGAAACCCACCCACATGATCGGTGCCTATGCCCAGCAATCCTACGGCTTCAATTATTACGGCACCGTGGGATCGAACCGGGATGAATTCGTCGTCGTCAGGAAAATGAACAAGGTCGACTGGCTCGATGCCGAAAAGGCATGGGAACCGACCACCAAGGAGGCTGCAGAATGAGAATCCGCGCACAAATCGGCATGGTGCTGAATCTCGACAAGTGTATCGGGTGCCACACTTGCTCTGTCACCTGCAAGAACGTCTGGACGAGCCGTGAAGGCGTTGAATACGCCTGGTTCAACAATGTGGAAACCAAGCCTGGCACCGGTTATCCGACCGACTGGGAGAACCAGGCGCGCTGGAATGGCGGCTGGGAACGCACCAAGGCGGGTAAGCTTCAGCCCAAGCAGGGATCGAAATGGCGGATTCTGGCGAATATTTTTGCCAACCCCGACCTGCCCCAGATCGACGACTATTACGAGCCGTTCGATTTCGACTATGACCACCTGAAATCCGCGCCAGAAATGGAGGCGTTCCCCACGGCGCGCCCCCGTTCCAAGATCACCGGTGAGCGGATTCAGAAAATCGAAAAAGGCCCGAACTGGGAGGAAATCCTGGGCGGCGAATTCTCAAAACGCTCGCAGGACTACAATTTTGAGGGCATCCAGAAAGAAATCTACGGGGAATACGAAAACACCTTCATGATGTATCTCCCCCGGTTGTGCGAGCACTGTCTCAATCCAACCTGCGTCTCCTCCTGTCCGTCGGGCGCGATCTACAAGCGCGAGGAAGACGGCATCGTCCTGATCGATCAGGAGAAATGCCGCGGCTGGCGGATGTGCGTCAGTGGCTGTCCATACAAGAAGGTCTATTACAACTGGTCCACCGGAAAATCCGAAAAGTGCACGCTGTGCTATCCGCGCATTGAATCGGGCAATCCGACAGTTTGCTCGGAAACTTGCGTGGGCCGGATCCGGTATCTGGGTGTTATGCTCTATGACGCCGACAAGATTGAAGAAGCGGCAAATATGGAGGATACGAAAGACCTTTATGATGCGCAGCTTGGCGTTTTCCTTGACCCCAACGATCCGGTGGTGATTGAAACCGCGCGGGCCGATGGCATCCCCGAGGACTGGATCAAGGCGGCCCAGGAAAGTCCGATCTGGAAGATGGCGATGGAGTGGAAAGTCGCCTTCCCACTGCATCCGGAATACCGCACGCTGCCGATGGTGTGGTATATTCCGCCGCTCTCACCCATCCAGAATGCTGCCGAAGCGGGCGCGATTGGCATGAACGCCGGTATGCCGGATGTGAAAAATCTGCGCATCCCGGTCAAATACCTGGCCAATATGCTGACAGCAGGGGATGAGGCACCGGTGGTGACAGCGCTCGAACGGATGCTGGCAATGCGCTCCTACATGCGGTCCAAGACCGTAGAGGGCGTCATCGACGAAGGCATCGCGGCGCGAGTGGGTCTCACAGGTCGGGTGATCGAGGACATGTACAAGATCATGGCTCTGGCCGATTACGAAGACCGGTTCGTCATTCCCACGACACACCGCGAGCAGGTTGAAGATGCCTATGACCTGAAGGGCGGTTGCGGTTTTACCGACAGCAACGGATGCTCCACCGGTATCTCCAGCGGCTCACTTTTCGGCGGGTCCAAGAAGCCCCTCAAAATGCCGACGGAGGTACAATGAAATGGACCGCACATTAAAAGCCTTGTCGCTCATCCTGAGTTACCCGACGCGCGAATTGCAGCAAGCCATGCCCGAGATCGGAGCCGTTCTGACCTCGGACACGCGTTTGACAGCGGCGGCACGCCGGGCGTTGCGCCCGCTGGTGGAGGAACTGACAGGACGCGACATCTATGACCTTGAAGAGCAGTTCGTACTGCTCTTCGACCGCTCGCGCACTCTGTCGCTCAACCTGTTTGAGCATGTGCATGGCGAAAGCCGTGACCGCGGTGGTGCGATGGTATCGCTGGTCGAGACATACCGGGCAGGCGGGTTCGATCCGGTCACTTCGGAACTGCCCGACCACTTGCCGGTGCTGTTGGAATTCCTGTCGACGCGTCCTGCACCCGAGGCGCAGGAAATTCTGGCGGACGCGGCCCATATCTTTGAGGCATTGAACGCCCGGCTTGTTCGGCGAGAAAGTCCTTATGGTGCCGTGTTCGCCAGCCTGTTGCAGCTGGCTGGTGTGCAGGCAGATAGTGAGGCCGTCGCCGAGATGCTCGCACAACCTGACGACGACCCCACCGATCTGGAGGCACTGGACGAGGTTTGGGAAGAAAGCGAAGTGCTTTTCGGCCCTGACCCCAATGCCGGGTGCCCACAAGTGCGCGACATGCTTTCGCGCATGGATACGCCCGTAAACCCCGCGCCGCAGCATACGGCCGAATAGGGAGAGACCGCCATGTTCTGGAACTTCGACATCGACTACTTTATTTTTGGGATCATGCCCTATATCGCGCTAACCGTGCTGATTGTCGGATCCATCGCCCGATACGAACGCGATCCGTTCACCTGGAAATCCTCATCCAGTCAATTGTTGCGCCGCAAGCAGTTGATCTGGGGTTCGATCCTGTTCCACGTAGGGATCATCACAGTCTTCGGCGGGCACCTGATTGGCCTTTTCACCCCAATTTGGGTGCTGGACACGCTTGGCATTCCCTATGCACTCAAACAGTGGGCGGCCGTGCTTTTGGGCGGAGTGGCGGGCGTCGCGGCGCTTATCGGTGCGACGATGCTGATTCACCGCCGGGTGACTGATCTGCGTATTTGGCTACACACCAGCTTCGCAGATATCGGCATTCTGGTCCTTATCTGGCTGCAGCTTTTCATTGGTCTGGGCACCATCTTTCTGACGCTGCGGCACATGGACGGATCGGAAATGGTCCGCTTCATGAACTGGTCGCAAAGCGTGGTCCTTCTGAACCTGAATGCCTGGGCGACGGTTGTGGATGTGCATTGGCTCTACAAGATACATATCTTCCTTGGCTTGCTGATCACCATCCTGTTTCCGTTCACACGGTTGGTGCACATGCTCTCGGGATTTGCAGCACCGTTCCGGTTCCTGCTGCGCCCGGGCTATCAAGTGGTCCGCTCGCGGCGTCAAGTTGCTTTGCCAGATCGAGGGGTTTCCCGCTCCGCATCTGCGATGGTGACAAATATCAAGCCTGCGGAGTGATGGAAATGAGTTGTGACGCAAAACATAATGCCAGAACTGTCATCACCTTTGGGGGCAAGGTGGTTGCCGGGGCGCAATCTGCGCCTCAACCCCGCCAGGAGCCAGCAATAGGAGCGGCCGCTGCCCCCATCGTGGTAAATGGAGAAATAATCGAATCTGAGATTATCAGGCATGAAACTCAGAATCATTCTGCTCCAAAAGGCAAACCACAGGAAGCCTGGCTTAAGGCCACGAGGGCGGTCGTGATACGCACGCTTCTTTTACAGGAGGCAAGACGTCAGCACATCACATCCGAGCCAGCTGAAGTTGGGCCAGGCCGCTTTGAAACAGAAGATGAAGCCTTGATCCGCAGCCTGCTTGAACAGACACTTGATGATGCAAAGCCAAGCGCTGAAGATATTCGTCTTGAATGGCAAAAGGACCCGGCGCGTTTCAAAACGCCTCCGCTCTGGGAAGTCTCCCACATTCTTTGCGCTGCAGATCCGCGCAATGAAGAGGGGCGGGCCAAAGCCCTGGAGCGGGCAAATGGTATTCTTGCGCTCGCTCTGAATAACGCAAAAGCGTTCTCATCTCTTGCTGCTCGCGAAAGCGATTGCGGCTCAAAAACCTCCGGTGGCGCGCTTGGACAGCTCGGGCCGGGTGACACGGTTCCCGAATTCGAGGCTGCACTGCGCAGTCTTTCCGAGGGTGAAATAACATCTCAGCCCGTTTTGACCCGCCATGGCTATCACATCATCCGGCTGGATGCGCTCGCCGAGGGGCAGGTTCTGCCGTTCGAGGCCGTGCGTGAAAAAATAGCAGAGGCCCTGGAGAAAACCGCCTGGGCAATACAGGCCCGGCATTTTGTCGACCGGCTGGTCAAAGCGGCAGATATAAAAGGTGCCGACTTCAGCGTGGTCTGATCGGAGGAGAGGCCGATGACGAGGCATACCGAACGATTGTTAAGCAATGCGCGCAGCGAAACAGGTTCTACCGGCTCGCTTGAGAATCCGTTGGACTTTATTGCCGACGATCACATGCGGGAACGCGAGGTTTGCGCCTTGATCGACAGGCTGGTTGCCACTTTTCCCGTCGACAACGCAGAACGCCAGATGATGCTTACCTTCTTGAAGGAACAATTGCCGCAACACCTTGCAGACGAGGAAATCGACCTTTTTCCACTGCTGTTGAAACGCTGCGACCCCGAAGTGGAAATCGACTGTGTGATTGACAAGCTGGAATCTGATCATGTGCATGCCCTAGCCGACGCACCTGCCATAGTTGCTCTGATCGAGGCAAACGAACCGGGCGACGCGGCGTTCGCAGACAGTGCCTGCGCGCAGATGACAGAATTCGCCAATCATGCGCGGCGTCATCTCATTCTCGAGAATGCCATTATTCTGCCAATCGCGCGAGCCCGCCTGACTAAAGGCGATCTGGAAATCATGAGATCTCATATGCTGGAACGGCGGCGCCCTGACCGTCTGCGGGAGAACGAGACTTAAATCTCCGGACCTGCGACCTTACGCATCCGCCCGGCCGACGATTTTCAGCGCAAAGGCGGCGGTGAAGGCGGTTTCTTTAAGCCGGTCGAAACGGCCTGATGCACCGCCATGGCCGGCATCCATATTGGTTTTCAGCAACAGCAGATTATCGTCGGTTTTCAATTCGCGCAGCCGCGCCACCCATTTCGCCGGCTCCCAATAGGTAACCCGTGGATCGGTCAGGCCACCGAGCGCAATAATTGCCGGATAATCCTTGGCCGCCACATTGTCATACGGGCTGTAGCTTTGAATCGTCAGGAAATCATCGTTGCTTTTCAAAGGATTGCCCCATTCCGGCCATTCCGGTGGAGTGAGGGGCAAGGTGTCGTCCAGCATGGTGTTCAGCACATCGACAAACGGCACGTCCGCAATAATGCCGGCAAACAGTTCCGGCGCCATATTGGCAACAGCTCCCATCAACATACCGCCGGCGGAACCACCCTCGGCTATGATGAGCCCTTCTGACGTGAAGTTTTCAAAGGCCAGATACCGTCCCGCTGTGATGAAATCCTTGAACGTGTTGATTTTCTTGTCGCGCCGTCCATCGCGATACCAGCGGTCGCCCTTATCCTTACCACCGCGAATATGGGCAATGGCATAGATGAAGCCGCGATCCACCAACGACAGACGCGTGACGGAAAAACCCGCAGGCATGCTGATACCGTAAGACCCGTATCCGTACAGCAGGCAGGGTGCCGTACCGTCCAGCCTGGTGTTCTTGTGATACAGAATGGAAATCGGAATCCGTTCGCCATCGGCCGCCCGTGCGAAAATCCGGCGCGTTCTGTAATCTTCCGGATTATGTCCGGAGGGCACTTCCTGGGTTTTGCGAAGGGTCCTGCGGCGATCGTCCAGATTATAATCATAAACCTGTGCCGGCGTCGTCATTGAACTGTAGGAGAATCGGACATTGTCTGTTTTGAATTCCAGCCCGTCAGACATGCCCAGCGCATAGGCCTCTTCGTCGAATTCTATCGAATGCTCCGCGCCGGAAGACAGCTCCCGCACAACGATGCGCGGCAGACCTTCAAACCGCTCCAGCCGCACCATGTGACGGGAAAACAGCGTCAGCGACAAAATCAATGTGCCGGCAACATGAGGCACAAAGTCGGCCCAGTTTTCAGGCGCAGGATTGTCAACCGGGGCAGTAACTATCTTGAAATCCTCGGCCCCGTCACGATTGGTCAGCAGATAAAACCGGTCGCTGTGATGTTCCAGTGAATATTGCACGCCCTTGGTCCGGGCGGCAATCAGCTGTGGCGCTGACAGCGGCGTGTCTGCCGGAATGACACGGACCTCCGATGTTTCATGATCGTGGCTGTCCAGCAGGATATAGTCTCCCGAGAGGGTCTTGCCGATACCAAGGAAAAAGCCGGCATCCGGGTCCTCGTAAATCAGCTTGTCATCGGCCTGATCCGTGCCGAGTTGGTGATAATACACCTTGCAGGGCCGGTGATGATCATCCAGCACGGTGTAGAAGATACCATTGCTGCCGGCGTCCCAGACAGCGCTGCCGGTGGTCTCCTCAATATGGTCG from Pararhizobium sp. IMCC3301 includes the following:
- a CDS encoding peptidylprolyl isomerase, whose amino-acid sequence is MIRTLLLQEARRQHITSEPAEVGPGRFETEDEALIRSLLEQTLDDAKPSAEDIRLEWQKDPARFKTPPLWEVSHILCAADPRNEEGRAKALERANGILALALNNAKAFSSLAARESDCGSKTSGGALGQLGPGDTVPEFEAALRSLSEGEITSQPVLTRHGYHIIRLDALAEGQVLPFEAVREKIAEALEKTAWAIQARHFVDRLVKAADIKGADFSVV
- the narJ gene encoding nitrate reductase molybdenum cofactor assembly chaperone, producing MDRTLKALSLILSYPTRELQQAMPEIGAVLTSDTRLTAAARRALRPLVEELTGRDIYDLEEQFVLLFDRSRTLSLNLFEHVHGESRDRGGAMVSLVETYRAGGFDPVTSELPDHLPVLLEFLSTRPAPEAQEILADAAHIFEALNARLVRRESPYGAVFASLLQLAGVQADSEAVAEMLAQPDDDPTDLEALDEVWEESEVLFGPDPNAGCPQVRDMLSRMDTPVNPAPQHTAE
- a CDS encoding nitrate reductase subunit alpha; its protein translation is MSHLLDRLNFLQTKELEQFSNGHGQVTRENRDWEDTYRNRWRHDKIVRSTHGVNCTGSCSWKIYVKSGIVTWETQQTDYPRTRPDLPNHEPRGCARGASYSWYLYSANRVKNPLVRGRLMKVWRKMRETMGPIEAWTKLQADPILRASYVETRGKGGFVRATWDEATEITAAANIYTARKYGPDRVFGFSPIPAMSMVSYAAGSRYLSLMGGVCMSFYDWYCDLPPASPMTWGEQTDVPESADWYNAGYLLLWGSNVPQTRTPDAHFYTEARYKGTKSAVICPDYSEAAKFGDVWLNARQGTDAALAMAFGHVILREFHLDKQTEYFEDYTRKYSDFPMLVKLDEKNGRLVPGRFLRADDLDGKLGEDNNPEWKTVAFDELSKGFVAPNGSVGYRWGEDGEWNLEEKAKDAETHLKMSLVLGEDHDEVLRVDFPYFGGEAFGQFKTDADHPDVLTRNIPVKKIKSAAGEIAVATVFDLFCANYGLDRGLGGDWVTNDYANDMPGTPAWAEKITGVSADKIIHVAREFADNAEKTNGKSMIIIGAAMNHWFHMDMNYRGVINMLVMCGCVGQSGGGWAHYVGQEKLRPQTGWQPLAFALDWNRPPRHMNSTSAWYAHTDQWRYETLTANEILSPTAPEGDWDISLIDYNIRAERMGWLPSAPQLKTNPFDVAKAAKAADKEIPAYVAEGLKSGDLEMSCEDPDDPANWPRNLFVWRSNLLGSSGKGHEYFLKHLLGTDNGVMGKDLGEEGRQLPKEAKWHEDAPRGKLDLLVTIDFRMSTTCVYSDIVLPTASWYEKDDMNTSDMHPFIHPLQAAVDPAYESKSDWEIFKAIARKFQEIAPGYLDKETDIVVLPILHDTPAEIAQDQVKDWKKGECDLIPGKTAPAFVTVERDYTAIYDRFTALGPLLDTLGNGGKGINWDTQTEIDNLSALNGVHLDGPAAGRPKIETAIDACEVILMLAPETNGEVAVKAWQALEKATGRKHAHLAEGEHHNKIRFLDIAAQPRKIISSPTWSGIESEKVSYNAGYTNVHELIPWRTLTGRQQLYQDHLWMRAFGEGFMSYRPPVDLKTITKDVQDEGDNLVLNFITPHQKWGIHSTYTDNLLMLTLNRGGPVIWISEVDAKSAGIVDNDWVELYNINGALTARAVVSQRIKEGTTFMYHAQEKIVNTPGSQKTGLRGGIHNSVTRTVLKPTHMIGAYAQQSYGFNYYGTVGSNRDEFVVVRKMNKVDWLDAEKAWEPTTKEAAE
- a CDS encoding hemerythrin domain-containing protein, translating into MTRHTERLLSNARSETGSTGSLENPLDFIADDHMREREVCALIDRLVATFPVDNAERQMMLTFLKEQLPQHLADEEIDLFPLLLKRCDPEVEIDCVIDKLESDHVHALADAPAIVALIEANEPGDAAFADSACAQMTEFANHARRHLILENAIILPIARARLTKGDLEIMRSHMLERRRPDRLRENET
- the narI gene encoding respiratory nitrate reductase subunit gamma, whose product is MFWNFDIDYFIFGIMPYIALTVLIVGSIARYERDPFTWKSSSSQLLRRKQLIWGSILFHVGIITVFGGHLIGLFTPIWVLDTLGIPYALKQWAAVLLGGVAGVAALIGATMLIHRRVTDLRIWLHTSFADIGILVLIWLQLFIGLGTIFLTLRHMDGSEMVRFMNWSQSVVLLNLNAWATVVDVHWLYKIHIFLGLLITILFPFTRLVHMLSGFAAPFRFLLRPGYQVVRSRRQVALPDRGVSRSASAMVTNIKPAE
- a CDS encoding S9 family peptidase, giving the protein MTATPPSPEKRPTTHTHHGIETEDSYGWLRDDNWQEVMRDPALLAPDIRAHLEAENAYTEMAMADTRKLQDTLFEEMRGRIKEDDSSVPTPDGEYAYLTRELTGAQHPLLVRTPRDGGAESVLLDANVEADGLAYFRLGGASHAPDHSKLAWSADRAGSEKYRLNVRDLSTGEDMLDHIEETTGSAVWDAGSNGIFYTVLDDHHRPCKVYYHQLGTDQADDKLIYEDPDAGFFLGIGKTLSGDYILLDSHDHETSEVRVIPADTPLSAPQLIAARTKGVQYSLEHHSDRFYLLTNRDGAEDFKIVTAPVDNPAPENWADFVPHVAGTLILSLTLFSRHMVRLERFEGLPRIVVRELSSGAEHSIEFDEEAYALGMSDGLEFKTDNVRFSYSSMTTPAQVYDYNLDDRRRTLRKTQEVPSGHNPEDYRTRRIFARAADGERIPISILYHKNTRLDGTAPCLLYGYGSYGISMPAGFSVTRLSLVDRGFIYAIAHIRGGKDKGDRWYRDGRRDKKINTFKDFITAGRYLAFENFTSEGLIIAEGGSAGGMLMGAVANMAPELFAGIIADVPFVDVLNTMLDDTLPLTPPEWPEWGNPLKSNDDFLTIQSYSPYDNVAAKDYPAIIALGGLTDPRVTYWEPAKWVARLRELKTDDNLLLLKTNMDAGHGGASGRFDRLKETAFTAAFALKIVGRADA
- the narH gene encoding nitrate reductase subunit beta encodes the protein MRIRAQIGMVLNLDKCIGCHTCSVTCKNVWTSREGVEYAWFNNVETKPGTGYPTDWENQARWNGGWERTKAGKLQPKQGSKWRILANIFANPDLPQIDDYYEPFDFDYDHLKSAPEMEAFPTARPRSKITGERIQKIEKGPNWEEILGGEFSKRSQDYNFEGIQKEIYGEYENTFMMYLPRLCEHCLNPTCVSSCPSGAIYKREEDGIVLIDQEKCRGWRMCVSGCPYKKVYYNWSTGKSEKCTLCYPRIESGNPTVCSETCVGRIRYLGVMLYDADKIEEAANMEDTKDLYDAQLGVFLDPNDPVVIETARADGIPEDWIKAAQESPIWKMAMEWKVAFPLHPEYRTLPMVWYIPPLSPIQNAAEAGAIGMNAGMPDVKNLRIPVKYLANMLTAGDEAPVVTALERMLAMRSYMRSKTVEGVIDEGIAARVGLTGRVIEDMYKIMALADYEDRFVIPTTHREQVEDAYDLKGGCGFTDSNGCSTGISSGSLFGGSKKPLKMPTEVQ